One Chryseobacterium indoltheticum DNA segment encodes these proteins:
- a CDS encoding RNA polymerase sigma factor, which yields MKLLFNNKKEDLLSRLKRQEPAAQKIFYDQSVKKFLSVAKSYVSDLYQAEDCVIKAFCKIFKHIESFRGEGNFEGWARKIVVNECLNFIKSRKTVFYLDDVHASVLEDLHEEVIDFDFNAQELLDQLPDAYRMVFNLYVIEEYSHQEIADTLNISLAVSKTQLFRAKEKLRKVYFQQQKKLKNEHV from the coding sequence ATGAAGCTTTTGTTTAATAATAAAAAAGAGGATTTGCTAAGCCGCCTTAAAAGGCAGGAACCGGCTGCGCAGAAAATCTTTTACGACCAGAGTGTAAAAAAATTTCTGAGTGTAGCCAAAAGCTACGTCAGCGATTTGTATCAGGCGGAAGATTGCGTGATCAAAGCATTTTGCAAGATTTTTAAACATATAGAAAGCTTTCGTGGTGAAGGAAACTTTGAAGGTTGGGCTAGAAAAATTGTAGTCAACGAATGTCTTAATTTTATCAAAAGCCGCAAGACGGTTTTTTATCTCGACGACGTTCATGCTTCTGTTTTGGAAGATTTACATGAAGAGGTAATCGATTTTGATTTTAATGCTCAGGAACTTTTAGATCAGCTTCCGGATGCGTACAGAATGGTTTTTAACCTTTATGTGATTGAAGAATATTCGCATCAGGAAATTGCAGATACGCTAAATATTTCTTTGGCAGTAAGCAAAACACAACTCTTCAGAGCAAAAGAAAAATTGAGAAAGGTTTACTTTCAACAACAAAAAAAACTGAAAAATGAACACGTTTAA
- a CDS encoding ABC transporter ATP-binding protein — MITIQNLKKTYGNATVLNIENLEIQKGETFGLVGNNGAGKTTLFSLVLDLIQPTTGFVSVDNIKVNESEAWKNKVSAFIDETFLIGYLTPEEYFYFIGELRGQNKASVDEFLKQFHDLFNGEIVNSGKYVRDLSKGNQKKVGIVGALIGKPEIIILDEPFANLDPSTQIKLKNMIRDFANENGVTFLISSHDLAHTTEVCNRIVVVNKGEVVRDIQTTPETLQDLEKYFADQVSLGKQEISTEKTSL, encoded by the coding sequence ATGATTACAATACAGAATTTAAAAAAGACATACGGAAATGCAACCGTTCTTAATATAGAAAATCTTGAAATTCAAAAAGGGGAAACTTTCGGCTTGGTCGGAAACAACGGAGCGGGAAAAACTACACTTTTCAGTCTTGTTCTTGACCTTATTCAGCCGACAACAGGCTTTGTAAGTGTTGATAATATCAAAGTAAACGAATCTGAAGCCTGGAAAAATAAAGTTTCAGCGTTTATTGATGAAACCTTTTTGATCGGTTATCTTACTCCTGAAGAATATTTCTATTTCATCGGCGAATTGAGAGGGCAGAATAAAGCTTCGGTAGACGAATTTTTAAAGCAGTTTCATGATCTTTTTAATGGTGAAATTGTAAACTCAGGAAAATACGTTCGGGATCTTTCAAAAGGAAATCAGAAAAAAGTAGGAATTGTAGGTGCTTTAATTGGTAAGCCGGAAATCATTATTCTTGACGAGCCTTTTGCGAATCTGGATCCTTCTACACAAATCAAGCTAAAAAATATGATTCGTGATTTTGCAAATGAAAATGGAGTTACTTTTTTAATTTCGAGTCACGATCTTGCGCATACGACGGAAGTTTGTAATAGAATTGTGGTGGTCAATAAAGGAGAAGTTGTGCGTGATATTCAGACCACTCCTGAAACCTTACAGGATCTTGAAAAATATTTTGCTGATCAGGTAAGTTTAGGCAAACAGGAAATATCTACAGAAAAAACATCTCTTTAA
- a CDS encoding HU family DNA-binding protein, whose translation MPVQYSLSEKGNPSDQTAPKKFYTNAKSTGEVTFRSLSKEIAGGSTTVSDTDVLAVLNDLTKALAKHLSEGRIVRFGDFGSFSLTLSSEGAETADKFNSSMIKSAKIAFRPGIDLKEMLAVVKFEKAK comes from the coding sequence ATGCCAGTACAGTATTCACTAAGTGAGAAGGGAAACCCTTCTGATCAAACAGCTCCAAAGAAATTCTACACCAATGCAAAATCTACAGGTGAAGTTACTTTCCGTAGCCTCAGTAAAGAAATTGCAGGCGGCTCTACTACAGTAAGCGACACCGATGTTTTAGCCGTATTGAACGATTTGACGAAAGCACTTGCTAAGCATCTTTCCGAGGGAAGAATTGTAAGATTCGGAGATTTCGGATCTTTCAGCTTAACGTTGAGCAGCGAAGGAGCCGAGACCGCCGACAAGTTTAATTCTTCTATGATTAAAAGCGCAAAAATCGCTTTCCGTCCCGGAATTGATCTTAAAGAAATGCTTGCTGTTGTCAAGTTTGAAAAAGCTAAGTAA
- a CDS encoding DUF5687 family protein yields the protein MFKRFLKLEWKSFFRGSSVGLNLLMKIFRMIGIFYFIFCFAGMAFLAYFYVEKEMGENPLKMVSRFLIIAWVVDLIFKYIVQQLPTQNIKPFLTLNIPKKVVVNYTLIKTFLSPFSWMNSFFFITFCGIMLFNGYGTLNTISWFVGVSLLFYLNNFLNFLFNDKEKIAIGVGVIIAVVSLLTYYDVIPTLFYSETFFYTIFEKPYFVLIPIALFAGLWKITFNYIRKGFYLDEGLEAKKVVGKTENIDFLNRYGAIGTFINNDIRMLKRNKVTKGILLGSFMFVFYGLLMFTNKYYQTPTALMFMGLFVTGGFQFTFGQRVPSFDSAYYPLMMTLNVPYKEYIKAKWWLLNIVTVFCIVLALFYAYFGWDVYFAFFAAGLYNIGVNSQFTLWSGAYNKTQVDLNLKEKRVGQKNSFSFKALILMIPKMILPMAVYGAMNYFFGIQAAVISIAALGLLGFVLREKIFDIIIKKYKSEKYSTLEAFKKD from the coding sequence ATGTTTAAAAGATTTTTGAAGCTGGAATGGAAAAGTTTTTTTAGAGGATCTTCGGTCGGTTTGAATTTGCTGATGAAGATATTCCGAATGATCGGGATCTTCTACTTTATTTTCTGTTTTGCAGGAATGGCTTTCCTGGCTTATTTCTATGTAGAAAAAGAAATGGGAGAAAACCCGCTGAAGATGGTTTCCCGATTCCTGATCATAGCCTGGGTGGTAGATCTTATTTTTAAATATATAGTTCAGCAGCTTCCTACCCAGAATATAAAACCTTTTTTGACGTTAAATATTCCTAAAAAAGTAGTGGTTAATTATACTTTGATCAAAACTTTTTTAAGTCCGTTCAGCTGGATGAATTCCTTTTTCTTTATTACTTTTTGCGGAATAATGCTCTTCAACGGATATGGTACTTTAAACACGATTTCCTGGTTTGTCGGCGTTTCGCTTCTGTTTTATCTCAATAATTTTCTGAATTTCCTTTTTAACGATAAAGAGAAAATTGCGATCGGCGTCGGAGTAATTATCGCGGTAGTGTCGTTATTGACGTACTATGATGTAATCCCGACATTGTTTTATTCGGAAACGTTTTTCTATACTATTTTTGAAAAGCCTTATTTTGTGCTCATTCCGATTGCATTGTTCGCAGGATTGTGGAAAATAACATTCAATTATATCCGCAAAGGTTTTTATCTTGATGAAGGTCTTGAAGCCAAAAAAGTGGTTGGTAAAACCGAAAATATAGATTTTCTGAATAGATACGGCGCAATAGGAACTTTTATTAACAATGATATTAGAATGCTGAAGAGAAACAAGGTGACGAAAGGCATTTTGCTCGGTAGTTTTATGTTTGTGTTTTACGGATTATTAATGTTTACTAATAAATATTATCAAACGCCTACAGCATTAATGTTTATGGGGCTTTTTGTGACCGGAGGCTTTCAGTTTACTTTTGGGCAGCGTGTTCCGTCTTTCGACAGTGCGTATTATCCGTTGATGATGACGCTCAATGTTCCGTATAAAGAGTACATCAAGGCAAAATGGTGGCTGCTGAATATTGTCACTGTATTTTGTATTGTGCTGGCGCTTTTCTACGCATATTTCGGATGGGATGTGTACTTCGCCTTTTTTGCAGCGGGGCTTTACAATATCGGTGTCAATTCACAATTTACTCTTTGGTCGGGAGCTTACAATAAAACCCAGGTTGATCTTAATTTAAAAGAGAAAAGAGTAGGGCAAAAAAATAGTTTCAGCTTTAAAGCCCTGATTCTTATGATTCCTAAAATGATCTTACCAATGGCAGTTTACGGCGCAATGAATTACTTTTTTGGCATTCAGGCGGCAGTAATAAGTATCGCAGCATTGGGGCTGTTGGGATTCGTTTTACGCGAAAAAATATTCGATATTATTATTAAAAAATATAAATCTGAAAAGTACAGCACTTTAGAAGCATTTAAAAAAGATTAA
- a CDS encoding M1 family metallopeptidase: MRKSFIILFAFVISQFQAQQNAYYQQAAQYKMDIDVNAEEFTYKGTQTLKYRNNSPDELNVVYFHLYWNAFKPNSMMDQRVASQGKNGDSRLQKEGISRLASIPKNEEGAQNIHWIKQNGKELKFEIQETVMKVYLNEAIKPNSKTTFIMEWDAVIPQQIRRSGRNNREGVDMTMTQWYPKIAEYDYDGWATFDYIGREFHAPFADFDVTIKINKDYVVGAGGTLLNPKEVKGYDASAQIKADQNKATWKWTAKNMLDFAWAADRDYSVESFDVPQGPKVYFVYQKNDKTKAWDEAKPYVTRYFQIMNSKFGKYAYPSYAFIQGGDGGMEYGMCTMILGEAKNIEDLMGLMAHEGSHSWYQQMLATNEPVRPWMDEGFTSYAESYVMHQLFPPKDNRPNAFVEKIDAYRKFLKKGIEEPAVWLGDHHDNGTAYSYASYVKGELYLVQLGYIVGEENLSRIMTEYFKEWSLKHPTDRDFLHIAQKVSGMDLKWFHHYWINTTKTIDYGIKDVQYGAQSTTVTLVNNSQIPMPIDFSVITADNKIVNYQIPLNMTHTWKTKDAFGEFTTLKYWPWTQKEYTFTVPYNKSQLRVLGIDFSHRLADVNPEDNFVEVK, translated from the coding sequence ATGAGAAAATCGTTTATAATCCTTTTTGCATTTGTTATTTCGCAGTTTCAGGCACAGCAAAACGCCTATTATCAGCAGGCTGCACAATATAAAATGGATATCGACGTCAATGCAGAAGAATTTACTTATAAAGGAACTCAAACCTTAAAATACCGCAACAATTCGCCAGACGAACTCAATGTGGTGTATTTCCATTTGTATTGGAATGCTTTTAAACCAAACTCAATGATGGATCAAAGAGTGGCAAGTCAGGGAAAAAATGGGGATTCAAGATTACAGAAAGAAGGAATTTCAAGATTGGCTTCAATACCAAAAAACGAAGAAGGTGCACAAAATATCCATTGGATCAAACAAAACGGCAAAGAGCTGAAGTTTGAAATCCAGGAAACTGTAATGAAGGTTTATCTAAATGAAGCTATCAAGCCTAATTCAAAAACTACCTTTATAATGGAATGGGATGCTGTAATTCCGCAACAAATCCGAAGAAGCGGAAGAAACAACCGTGAAGGTGTCGATATGACGATGACGCAATGGTATCCTAAAATTGCAGAATACGATTATGATGGTTGGGCAACTTTTGATTATATAGGAAGAGAATTTCACGCACCGTTCGCAGATTTTGATGTGACGATTAAAATAAATAAAGATTATGTTGTGGGAGCTGGAGGAACACTTTTAAATCCAAAAGAAGTAAAAGGCTATGATGCTTCAGCACAGATTAAAGCTGATCAAAATAAAGCAACCTGGAAATGGACTGCCAAAAACATGCTCGATTTTGCCTGGGCTGCAGACAGGGATTATTCGGTAGAAAGTTTCGATGTTCCGCAGGGTCCGAAAGTGTATTTTGTGTATCAGAAAAACGATAAAACAAAGGCTTGGGATGAAGCAAAACCGTATGTCACCAGATATTTCCAGATTATGAATTCTAAATTCGGGAAATATGCTTATCCGTCTTATGCTTTCATTCAAGGGGGTGATGGCGGAATGGAATACGGAATGTGTACCATGATTTTGGGTGAAGCCAAAAATATTGAAGATTTGATGGGATTGATGGCTCACGAAGGCTCTCACTCGTGGTATCAGCAAATGCTGGCAACCAACGAACCTGTGAGACCTTGGATGGATGAAGGGTTTACAAGTTATGCCGAAAGTTACGTGATGCATCAGCTATTCCCACCAAAAGATAACCGACCGAATGCTTTCGTTGAAAAGATTGATGCCTATAGAAAGTTTCTAAAAAAAGGAATTGAAGAGCCTGCAGTTTGGTTGGGTGATCACCACGATAATGGAACAGCATATTCTTATGCCAGTTATGTGAAGGGTGAATTGTATTTGGTACAATTAGGATATATTGTTGGAGAAGAAAATTTATCTAGAATCATGACTGAATATTTCAAAGAATGGAGCTTGAAACATCCTACCGACAGAGACTTCCTTCATATTGCACAAAAAGTTTCGGGGATGGATCTGAAATGGTTTCATCATTATTGGATCAACACCACAAAAACCATTGATTACGGAATTAAGGATGTACAATATGGTGCTCAATCTACAACGGTAACTTTAGTTAACAACAGTCAGATTCCGATGCCGATTGATTTTAGTGTCATTACTGCCGATAATAAAATAGTTAATTATCAGATTCCGTTAAATATGACGCATACCTGGAAAACCAAAGATGCATTCGGAGAATTTACTACTTTAAAGTATTGGCCTTGGACGCAGAAAGAATATACTTTCACAGTTCCATACAACAAATCTCAGTTGAGAGTTTTAGGAATAGATTTCAGTCACAGATTAGCAGATGTAAATCCTGAAGATAATTTTGTTGAAGTGAAGTAA